The following are encoded together in the Candidatus Poribacteria bacterium genome:
- a CDS encoding GatB/YqeY domain-containing protein produces MTLKEKLLGDLKRAMKEKDRSALNAIRMITNDIKNREIELRRELDDGEIAQLISAQVRKREEAIEQFRKGSRMDLVEEESRQVELLKSYLPKPLSQEKLSQMIDEAIEEAGAKSPKDLGKVMRLIMPKVRGRADGKLVNQMVRNKLGG; encoded by the coding sequence ATGACCCTTAAGGAGAAATTGCTCGGGGATCTGAAACGGGCTATGAAGGAGAAGGACAGATCCGCCCTGAACGCCATCCGGATGATCACAAATGATATAAAGAACCGGGAGATAGAGCTGCGAAGGGAACTAGATGACGGAGAGATCGCCCAGCTTATATCAGCCCAGGTGAGAAAACGCGAAGAGGCCATAGAACAATTCCGAAAGGGCAGCAGGATGGACTTGGTTGAGGAGGAAAGCAGACAGGTGGAACTCCTGAAAAGCTATCTGCCAAAGCCCCTCTCACAGGAGAAACTCTCTCAAATGATAGATGAGGCGATCGAGGAAGCGGGTGCGAAATCCCCGAAGGATTTAGGTAAAGTCATGCGTCTGATAATGCCTAAGGTAAGGGGCAGGGCGGACGGAAAACTCGTAAATCAGATGGTTCGGAATAAGCTCGGGGGATGA
- a CDS encoding sigma-54-dependent Fis family transcriptional regulator — MKGERVILVADNDKRLREAISYAVDAEGCRVIPVCNQIEALNCLERENVDVVIAALKEPDIDGIKLLEVAKLRNPDVGVVLVTERNTIDVDLAVKAMRAGATDFLTKPVNLDKLAIIINRVFQQQRLISENKELHKQIEENYDHLLTGRSEKIRELRRKISQIAPTNATVLIQGESGTGKELVARAIHLHSFRKDKPFIAFNCAALNENLVESELFGHERGAFTGAYRTRMGRFELADGGTLFLDEIGEMDLRVQAKLLRALETGEFERLGGTKPIKVDVRIIAATNKDLENEVKRGRFRTDLYHRLKVVTVQMPPLRERREDIPLLVERFIEELGRKNGKRVKGITGAALKALMRYDWPGNVRELKNCIESALVVTDGDKITLDDLPDHVLHSIGRKPMDIPPAPATQSDRLGPAYPRIQVGMSMEEVEREIIRATLAYTGNNKTLAAKILNIGKKTIFRKIKKYGIKMDEIEGL; from the coding sequence ATGAAGGGCGAAAGGGTTATCCTGGTTGCCGATAACGATAAGAGGCTTAGAGAAGCGATATCCTACGCTGTGGATGCTGAAGGATGTCGTGTGATACCGGTTTGTAATCAGATCGAGGCGCTCAATTGCTTGGAGAGAGAGAACGTCGATGTAGTGATAGCTGCCCTTAAGGAGCCAGATATAGACGGCATAAAGCTGCTAGAGGTGGCTAAGTTGAGAAATCCCGATGTCGGAGTGGTCCTTGTGACCGAGCGAAACACGATAGATGTGGATTTGGCGGTTAAGGCGATGCGGGCGGGCGCGACCGATTTCCTCACCAAACCGGTCAACCTGGATAAGCTCGCCATCATCATCAATCGGGTCTTCCAACAGCAACGCCTTATATCCGAGAACAAAGAGCTACACAAGCAGATCGAGGAAAACTACGACCATCTGTTAACGGGACGATCCGAGAAGATAAGGGAGCTGAGACGTAAAATCTCTCAGATAGCCCCTACCAACGCCACAGTTTTAATACAAGGTGAAAGCGGCACCGGTAAAGAGTTGGTCGCACGGGCCATTCATCTGCATAGCTTCCGAAAGGATAAACCCTTCATCGCTTTCAACTGTGCCGCCCTCAACGAGAACCTGGTCGAAAGCGAACTTTTCGGTCACGAGAGGGGAGCCTTCACAGGCGCATACAGAACTCGTATGGGCAGATTCGAGCTCGCCGACGGCGGGACGCTCTTCCTAGATGAGATCGGCGAGATGGATCTCAGGGTGCAGGCGAAGCTGCTTAGGGCTCTAGAGACAGGTGAATTCGAGAGATTAGGCGGCACGAAGCCGATAAAAGTCGATGTCAGAATCATTGCCGCCACGAATAAGGATCTGGAGAACGAGGTGAAAAGAGGTAGGTTCAGAACCGATCTCTATCACAGGCTTAAGGTCGTCACCGTTCAGATGCCACCTCTTAGAGAGAGACGAGAAGATATTCCTCTCCTGGTTGAGAGATTCATCGAGGAGTTAGGCCGGAAGAACGGCAAGAGGGTTAAAGGCATAACCGGAGCTGCCCTTAAAGCGCTGATGAGATACGATTGGCCGGGAAACGTAAGGGAGCTCAAAAATTGCATCGAGAGCGCCCTGGTGGTGACCGATGGGGATAAGATCACGCTTGACGATCTGCCCGATCACGTGTTACACTCCATCGGACGGAAACCCATGGATATCCCTCCCGCTCCCGCCACTCAATCCGATCGCCTCGGCCCCGCTTATCCCAGGATCCAGGTCGGAATGAGCATGGAGGAGGTCGAGAGAGAGATCATAAGGGCAACCCTTGCATATACCGGCAACAATAAAACCCTTGCGGCCAAGATCCTCAATATCGGCAAAAAGACGATCTTCAGGAAGATCAAGAAGTATGGGATTAAGATGGATGAGATAGAAGGGTTGTGA
- a CDS encoding Ig-like domain-containing protein, which translates to MDLKEENGGGIYIDYNNKVDIEGCLIVENTARNAPAIYFQANEDDSERRIKGNLITGNIATGHQGSTCAVYISGYPSVNNNDIYGNTADYEVYIGNNYTPGRVVNLKNNYWGTADEFEVISKIYCWFNDSNRGMVEYQPFLTTPVWEEKQDTTPPAKIQDLTVIGKTKTSITLQWTAPGDDGNTGRASAYEIRYSTTSPFNWDDATSLSNPPTPRQAGATEQFTVGGLSPGTTYYFALKAADEAHNWSEISNIAEGKTETPQAATSMKKISGDGQTGVVGTILQPLVIMVTDQNGNPIAGVSVKFEVIEGSGTLSTDETVTGDDGKANVELTLGSVPGTVKVKAYLRNKPDVFVEFILTATQQTEGYPPIAPRLDLDTVRPGQEFWLEIIVGSKNYPVSNLFGVSFVLNYGTDYLDAKEASQGDLLENDVLFLPPTVDDVNGKVPIGITRKRPNPGINGFGVVARVKFKIDENAPRDTILNFSLSEVVAKDPNGNEIPLTPQTLQIKVGITIMVWPGDTDNDGKVDQTDVLPIGLHWNREGPARTNASMSWQGQAVEPWDPEDATYADADGSGKVDQADVLPIGLNWNLTHDSGGSPAPTGFSEDRTEATLILLPPYAKAGEEFYAEIAVIQPDEILGLSFVLKYDLDLVDVLSVEKGELLGSDVLSLYRVESGKISIGITRKVTAGGVSEAGVAVRVRMRCRMEKRTEARFEMNEIMISYANGKMRKQNGIQKMLKLVPTKTALFPNYPNPFNPETWIPFALAENSEVIVRIYNLQGKLVREMNLGELSAGYYLSKNKAIRWDGRNKVGERAASGIYLVEMKAGKKRSVRRIVMIK; encoded by the coding sequence ATGGATTTAAAGGAGGAAAATGGTGGAGGAATATATATTGATTACAATAACAAGGTCGACATCGAAGGTTGCTTGATAGTAGAAAACACAGCTCGGAATGCTCCTGCGATTTATTTTCAAGCCAACGAAGACGATAGCGAAAGGCGAATTAAGGGTAATCTCATCACAGGGAATATAGCAACGGGGCATCAGGGATCAACCTGCGCCGTTTACATCAGTGGCTATCCATCTGTCAACAACAACGATATTTACGGTAACACAGCAGATTACGAAGTCTATATCGGAAACAACTACACCCCGGGTAGAGTCGTTAACCTTAAGAACAATTATTGGGGCACGGCTGATGAATTTGAGGTGATAAGCAAGATCTACTGCTGGTTTAACGATTCCAACAGAGGTATGGTAGAATACCAACCTTTCCTAACTACACCTGTTTGGGAGGAAAAACAAGACACAACTCCGCCAGCGAAGATTCAAGATTTAACGGTTATCGGTAAAACTAAGACTTCTATCACCCTTCAATGGACCGCCCCAGGAGATGATGGAAACACCGGAAGGGCTTCCGCATACGAAATACGCTACTCCACGACGTCTCCGTTCAACTGGGATGACGCTACTTCTCTTTCTAATCCGCCAACGCCCCGACAGGCAGGCGCAACCGAACAGTTCACAGTGGGCGGACTCTCCCCAGGTACAACATACTATTTCGCTCTGAAAGCAGCCGATGAAGCTCATAACTGGTCAGAGATCTCCAATATAGCTGAAGGGAAAACAGAAACTCCGCAGGCCGCCACAAGTATGAAGAAGATCTCAGGGGATGGACAAACAGGGGTAGTCGGCACGATACTTCAACCGCTCGTCATTATGGTAACAGATCAAAACGGTAATCCAATAGCGGGGGTATCTGTAAAGTTTGAAGTGATAGAAGGTAGCGGAACACTGTCAACGGATGAAACCGTAACGGGTGACGATGGCAAAGCGAATGTTGAATTAACGCTGGGTAGTGTGCCTGGGACCGTGAAAGTGAAGGCGTATCTGAGGAACAAACCTGATGTATTCGTGGAATTCATATTGACAGCTACCCAGCAGACAGAAGGTTATCCTCCGATTGCTCCCAGACTTGATCTAGATACCGTCAGACCTGGACAGGAATTCTGGCTGGAAATTATTGTGGGAAGTAAAAACTATCCCGTTTCCAATCTCTTCGGGGTAAGTTTCGTTCTGAATTACGGTACCGATTATCTTGACGCTAAGGAGGCCTCTCAGGGCGATCTTCTGGAAAATGACGTGTTATTCCTCCCACCGACGGTTGATGATGTGAACGGTAAGGTTCCGATCGGCATAACCCGTAAAAGGCCAAATCCTGGAATTAATGGATTTGGTGTAGTGGCTAGGGTCAAATTCAAGATTGATGAAAACGCACCAAGGGATACTATCCTTAACTTCTCACTGAGCGAGGTAGTAGCTAAAGACCCAAATGGAAATGAAATACCGCTTACGCCTCAAACCTTACAAATTAAAGTTGGAATTACAATCATGGTCTGGCCTGGCGATACGGATAATGACGGGAAGGTTGACCAAACGGATGTTTTGCCTATCGGACTTCACTGGAATAGAGAGGGACCTGCAAGAACAAACGCGAGTATGAGTTGGCAAGGGCAAGCTGTAGAGCCTTGGGATCCAGAGGATGCCACTTATGCAGATGCGGATGGTAGCGGTAAGGTCGATCAGGCTGATGTGCTTCCTATTGGGTTGAACTGGAATCTAACACACGATAGCGGTGGTTCACCAGCTCCCACTGGATTCTCAGAGGATCGAACAGAGGCTACTTTAATACTACTACCACCTTATGCAAAGGCCGGAGAGGAGTTCTATGCTGAAATAGCGGTGATTCAACCCGATGAGATACTCGGTCTTAGCTTTGTTCTCAAATATGATCTCGACTTAGTGGACGTGCTTTCAGTTGAGAAGGGGGAATTGCTGGGCAGCGATGTCCTTTCCCTGTATAGAGTTGAAAGTGGTAAAATTTCGATCGGAATCACCCGTAAGGTAACCGCCGGAGGAGTAAGTGAAGCTGGCGTTGCTGTTAGAGTTAGAATGAGATGCCGAATGGAGAAGCGCACTGAAGCACGATTCGAGATGAACGAAATCATGATAAGCTATGCAAATGGGAAAATGAGAAAACAGAACGGAATACAAAAGATGCTTAAGCTTGTACCGACGAAAACAGCTCTGTTTCCAAACTACCCTAATCCGTTCAATCCTGAAACTTGGATACCATTTGCTCTGGCAGAGAATAGTGAAGTAATTGTGCGGATTTACAATCTACAGGGGAAGTTGGTTCGTGAGATGAACTTGGGCGAATTATCAGCGGGCTATTACCTGAGCAAAAACAAGGCGATCCGGTGGGATGGGCGGAATAAGGTGGGCGAGCGAGCAGCAAGCGGAATATACCTCGTGGAGATGAAAGCCGGAAAAAAGCGGTCTGTAAGGAGGATCGTTATGATAAAGTGA
- a CDS encoding M28 family peptidase — protein sequence MPGSEEERIRRLLEGVNAERMRAELFYLAKDPLPFRKLNFTLPGHGKNTLYEADDHIQSQLEACSYTVWREECKVQAFRPGAVKPQFERPHPDDPWYVAYNLYAERRGTVYPDEIILLLSHKDSQSWIDSPGAYDNAVGTVANMEIARLLSDYEPKRTIRFLFCNEEHTPWTSLTAAKNARERGDNLIAIINIDSLGGKSQEAIEAGLKTNVTLYTTPEGERLADLMIELNERYHIGLVQSKARRERPGDDDGSFIMKGFSAAVVNVGSFPYADPCYHRECDEPGRVDIVNVRLATQLTLAACLYLDAHGFPEGES from the coding sequence ATGCCTGGCTCTGAGGAAGAACGAATTCGCAGATTGCTGGAGGGAGTAAACGCGGAGCGGATGCGGGCGGAGCTGTTTTATCTCGCTAAAGACCCGCTTCCCTTCCGCAAGCTGAACTTCACCCTGCCTGGGCACGGGAAGAACACGCTTTATGAGGCGGATGACCACATCCAATCTCAGCTGGAAGCCTGTTCTTACACCGTCTGGAGGGAGGAATGTAAGGTTCAGGCCTTTCGACCAGGTGCGGTGAAACCTCAGTTTGAGCGACCCCATCCGGATGATCCCTGGTATGTCGCCTACAACCTATATGCCGAGCGGAGAGGGACGGTATATCCCGACGAGATCATACTGTTGCTCTCGCATAAGGATTCGCAGAGCTGGATCGACTCGCCCGGCGCTTACGATAACGCCGTCGGCACGGTCGCCAACATGGAGATCGCCCGACTCCTCTCCGATTACGAGCCCAAACGCACGATCCGGTTCCTCTTCTGTAACGAGGAACATACGCCTTGGACCAGCCTCACAGCAGCGAAAAATGCCAGGGAACGAGGCGATAACCTCATCGCCATCATCAACATCGACAGCCTCGGGGGCAAATCGCAGGAGGCGATAGAGGCCGGGTTGAAGACCAATGTGACCCTTTACACCACCCCAGAGGGTGAGCGGCTGGCGGATCTGATGATCGAGTTGAACGAACGGTATCACATCGGACTCGTTCAAAGCAAGGCGCGCCGAGAGCGACCGGGCGATGACGATGGTTCGTTCATCATGAAGGGATTCTCGGCGGCGGTGGTGAACGTCGGCTCTTTTCCCTACGCCGATCCGTGTTACCATCGGGAGTGCGACGAACCGGGGAGGGTGGACATAGTCAACGTGCGCCTCGCGACCCAATTGACGCTCGCCGCCTGTCTGTATCTGGATGCTCACGGTTTCCCCGAGGGGGAATCATGA
- the rpe gene encoding ribulose-phosphate 3-epimerase translates to MANSVKISPSLMCADLCHLEDEVRRLERIGVDLLHFDLMDGHFVPNIPLGLAILEQLRSITDLPFDVHLMVENNELFIERLIPIGVDQIAVHVESAIHLDRLLSLIREHGIKAGAALNPSTPISSLTYVLERIDFVLIMTVNPGFSGQKAVPYALRKIKDCRKFLDESELNIPIEVDGNVSFENIPGMIAAGADILVAGTSSLFHKGGTLFENALRLKEAISLGLQIMEAQSFQGSG, encoded by the coding sequence ATGGCGAACTCCGTTAAGATTTCGCCTTCACTGATGTGCGCCGATCTATGTCATTTGGAGGATGAGGTTCGTCGTCTGGAGAGGATCGGTGTGGATCTTCTTCACTTCGACCTGATGGACGGGCACTTCGTCCCGAATATACCGTTGGGGTTGGCGATCTTGGAACAGCTCCGATCTATAACCGATCTACCGTTTGACGTGCATCTGATGGTGGAGAATAACGAGCTTTTCATCGAGAGGTTGATCCCCATCGGAGTTGATCAGATCGCTGTTCACGTCGAATCGGCCATCCATCTTGATCGCCTTCTGTCGCTCATTAGGGAACATGGGATCAAAGCTGGGGCAGCGCTTAATCCCTCGACACCGATCTCGTCCCTCACATATGTATTGGAGCGGATCGATTTTGTCCTCATCATGACCGTAAACCCCGGTTTCTCCGGTCAGAAGGCAGTTCCCTATGCCCTTCGCAAGATAAAAGATTGCAGGAAATTCCTCGATGAAAGCGAGCTGAACATACCCATAGAGGTGGACGGTAACGTCAGCTTTGAGAATATACCCGGGATGATCGCCGCCGGGGCGGATATCCTGGTGGCCGGAACGAGCAGTCTCTTTCATAAAGGAGGAACGCTCTTCGAAAACGCTCTTCGACTTAAAGAGGCGATATCCCTGGGATTGCAGATCATGGAAGCTCAATCGTTTCAAGGATCCGGGTGA
- a CDS encoding MoxR family ATPase: MRPQDEASIERLLEEISKVIVGQEHLIEGLIIGLFCAGHILIEGVPGLAKTTAVKTLASAIDVEFNRIQFTPDLLPADLIGTMIYNPADRSFHPRKGPIFTNLLLADEINRAPAKVQSALLEAMQERQVTIGDITFPLQEPFMVLATQNPIEQEGTYPLPEAQIDRFMLKLKLDYPSREEELKIMRRMSKGEEFKVEPVIGAPDILRMRDEVRKIYIDSRLEEYIVDIVRATRSPSQFGLADLEPLIEYGASPRASIYLSMTSKAHAFLQGRDFVLPEDVQAMAMDVLRHRIILSYEAEAEEITPEWIITRILETIELP; this comes from the coding sequence ATGCGCCCTCAGGATGAAGCTTCGATCGAAAGGCTTTTGGAGGAGATCTCCAAGGTCATAGTCGGTCAGGAACATCTCATCGAGGGGTTGATAATCGGCCTGTTCTGCGCAGGTCACATCCTGATAGAAGGTGTTCCTGGGTTGGCCAAAACGACAGCCGTTAAAACCTTAGCTTCAGCCATCGATGTCGAATTCAACCGGATCCAATTCACACCCGATCTCCTACCGGCAGATCTGATAGGCACGATGATCTACAATCCGGCCGATAGAAGCTTTCATCCCCGAAAAGGACCTATATTCACCAACCTGCTTCTGGCGGACGAGATAAACAGGGCACCGGCTAAGGTTCAGAGCGCTCTGCTTGAAGCTATGCAGGAGAGACAGGTCACAATAGGCGATATCACCTTTCCACTTCAAGAACCCTTTATGGTGCTGGCCACGCAGAATCCCATAGAACAGGAGGGAACTTATCCGCTCCCGGAGGCGCAGATCGACAGGTTCATGTTAAAGCTGAAGCTCGACTACCCCTCCAGAGAGGAGGAGCTTAAGATCATGAGGCGGATGAGCAAAGGGGAGGAGTTCAAAGTGGAACCTGTTATCGGAGCCCCAGATATACTGCGCATGAGGGATGAGGTGCGCAAGATCTACATCGACTCGAGGCTGGAGGAGTACATTGTGGATATCGTTCGGGCAACCAGATCTCCCTCCCAATTCGGCTTGGCCGATCTCGAACCGCTTATCGAATACGGGGCATCACCGAGGGCAAGCATCTATCTCTCGATGACCTCTAAAGCACATGCATTCTTACAGGGACGGGATTTCGTCCTGCCCGAGGACGTACAAGCCATGGCGATGGACGTGTTGAGACACAGGATCATCCTATCCTATGAGGCCGAAGCGGAGGAGATAACGCCGGAGTGGATCATCACCCGGATCCTTGAAACGATTGAGCTTCCATGA